A window of Heptranchias perlo isolate sHepPer1 chromosome 27, sHepPer1.hap1, whole genome shotgun sequence contains these coding sequences:
- the tmem183a gene encoding transmembrane protein 183A — protein MPKKGNRKRLKYRGNISSETVTVADYADSDPAIVKTGRVKKAVANAIQKEVKLLCGLEASQVPVTEEALSSVPEDHLDRDSSDEVDVDGHSNELKASRKKKSKRQQENAEDCGEQYPIDIWLFLASYIRPEDICKFALICKNAWTVTCTAAFWTRLYRRYYRSDVYLPVRLQREVIGKLSSLRACVIRSLYHMYEPFRSRLSEKPVIPESTPNTLQNCSCLLFWCKKGSGNRSDQRWEFNYKFKKQSPRLKNGCQNGLQFPRQYAQVHKNPDQDCYLLQITTLNFIFTPVVMGMTLALFTINVSTDMRHHRVRMLFQDSPLPHGKKPKKDQGLQVILDPVHSVRLLDWWHPQYPYSASI, from the exons ATGCCAAAGAAAGGGAACAGAAAACGGTTGAAATATCGAGGGAACATTTCTTCTGAAACAG TTACTGTGGCTGATTATGCCGATTCAGACCCAGCTATAGTGAAGACGGGTAGAGTGAAAAAAGCTGTAGCAAATGCAATTCAGAAAGAAG TAAAGTTGCTGTGTGGATTGGAAGCGTCTCAAGTCCCTGTAACAGAAGAGGCTCTTTCCTCTGTTCCTGAGGATCATTTGGACCGTGACAGCAGTGATGAAGTAGATGTTGATGGCCACTCTAATGAGTTGAAGGCTTCTAGGAAAAAGAAAAGCAAGAGACAGCAAG AGAATGCAGAGGACTGTGGAGAACAGTATCCTATAGATATTTGGTTGTTTCTGGCATCCTACATACGACCTGAGGATATTTGCAAATTTGCTCTAATTTGTAAAAATGCCTGGACTGTTACCTGTACTGCTGCTTTTTGGACCAGATTATACAGGAG GTACTACCGTTCAGATGTGTACTTGCCTGTACGTTTGCAACGTGAGGTCATAGGAAAGTTGAGTTCGCTGCGTGCCTGTGTGATTCGTTCTTTGTACCACATGTATGAGCCATTTCGTTCTCGTCTATCAGAAAAACCTGTAATTCCTGAATCTACTCCAAACACTTTACAGAACTGCAGT TGCTTGCTCTTCTGGTGCAAGAAAGGAAGTGGAAATAGATCAGACCAAAGATGGGAGTTCAACTACAAATTCAAAAAGCAG TCTCCCAGGTTGAAGAATGGCTGTCAAAATGGACTTCAATTTCCCAGACAGTATGCACAGGTGCACAAGAACCCTGACCAAGACTGCTACTTGTTGCAGATCACCACTCTCAACTTCATCTTCACACCTGTGGTTATGGGCATGACTCTAGCATTG TTTACAATAAATGTGAGCACTGATATGAGGCACCACCGTGTCAGGATGCTGTTTCAAGATTCCCCGCTTCCACATGGGAAGAAGCCAAAAAAGGACCAAGGACTCCAGGTTATCTTGGACCCTGTGCATAGTGTACGTTTACTCGACTGGTGGCACCCACAGTATCCCTATTCTGCCAGCATTTAA